The genomic stretch AGTATTGTTATTCAGTATTTACTCGCGAGCTATGCTTATGGATCAGCGCATCTGCCTTATATCGTTTATCCAAATGTTACGATCGAAACAGGCTTTACAGATCCTGCTACCTTTCGCGCACTAATTGTCACGTATATAGTCGCTTTCTTTATCTTAACACCAGGATTTATTTATTTCTGGCGCCTCTTCCTAAAAGATAAACGGTACCTTAAACAAAATGAATCTTAAACAAAAAAACGCAGCATATGCTGCGTTTTTTCATTTTACTTATTCAAGTAAATAGAACCGCTTATCAAAAGGATTTGTACAATCATAACTGCAGGAATGCCGTAAATAAATTGAGAATGCTTCGTTTTATGTCTAAATCGTTTCATACCAAGATACCCTCCCATACTCCCTCCAATTACAATAAAAAGCCACAACGTCTTCTCTGAAATCCTTCGCGCTCTCTTTTTTGCTCTTCGTTTGTCTACTCCCATTAGAATAAAACTTCCACTATTAATAAGAACCAAATATATAAAGAATATAATAAGAACGTTCACTTTTCATTTCCTCCTTGCTTAAAGCTTTCTACAAAAAAACCATCCTCAACGTATGAGAATGGTTTTTGAGAACTTATTTCAAGTTTTCTTTTGCTTTTGATGCTAGTTCAGCAAACGCTTTTTCGTCGTTAACTGCTAGCTCAGCAAGCATTTTACGGTTGATGTCGATACCAGCTGTTTTAAGACCAAACATCAAACGGCTGTAAGAAAGTCCGTTCAAACGAGCTGCCGCATTGATACGAGTGATCCAAAGCTTACGGAAGTCGCGTTTTTTCTGACGACGGTCACGGTAAGCGTACATATTTGATTTCATAACTTGCTGATTAGCAACTTTGAAAAGCAAAGACTTCGATCCGTAATATCCTTTTGCGAGTTTTAACGTTCTTTTACGTCTGCGACGTGTTACGTAGCCACCT from Bacillus sp. Cs-700 encodes the following:
- the rplT gene encoding 50S ribosomal protein L20, translating into MPRVKGGYVTRRRRKRTLKLAKGYYGSKSLLFKVANQQVMKSNMYAYRDRRQKKRDFRKLWITRINAAARLNGLSYSRLMFGLKTAGIDINRKMLAELAVNDEKAFAELASKAKENLK
- a CDS encoding DUF1294 domain-containing protein, encoding MIFFIYLVLINSGSFILMGVDKRRAKKRARRISEKTLWLFIVIGGSMGGYLGMKRFRHKTKHSQFIYGIPAVMIVQILLISGSIYLNK